In one window of Rhizobium sp. ACO-34A DNA:
- a CDS encoding cell division protein FtsK, which yields MNRGNSAAMGDEPGRFALSAFIVRQVLALLGFAIFLALVLAVAALATWNVADPSLSYATANEPTNILGHGGAIFADVMMQFFGLASLLALLPVLAWSLALITGRPLHRIPARIAAWLVGSIVSSAVIGCFPPPATWPIPNGIGGVFGDMILRFPSLFIGAYPTGTVSMILGAVLAFPAAWLLLFAAGLIGREPVADEDEDEAPVERRKPVARTVAEEDEDDGEGPIALALGAFTHHWYTTRARMRRLLGMKPVDRSHRFEQPYDFNDDEFGTLNEPVRPKAPGAYERLEPSLDGGPRVLSPKRNIVSPPPISADDDYDDDPPFDLDDMPRPAGILPDNSGWSPSPAAARGADRGSPRVAAPAPRPKPGARIERDAQASLLRPEGFQLPSVHLLAEPKTIARDATLSADALEQNARMLEGVLEDFGVKGEIIHVRPGPVVTLYELEPAPGIKSSRVIGLADDIARSMSAIAARVAVVPGRNAIGIELPNQTRETVYLRELIGSRDFDTNKAKLAMALGKTIGGEPVIADLAKMPHLLVAGTTGSGKSVAINTMILSLVYRLPPEKCRLIMIDPKMLELSVYDGIPHLLSPVVTDPKKAVVALKWTVREMEERYKKMSKIGVRNIDGFNSRVEQALEKGEVLTRTVQTGFDRQTGEAIYETEEFDLKPIPYIVVIIDEMADLMMVAGKDIEGAVQRLAQMARAAGIHVIMATQRPSVDVITGTIKANFPTRISFQVTSKIDSRTILGEQGAEQLLGMGDMLYMAGGGRIQRVHGPFVSDNEVEEIVAYLKTQGAPQYLEAITIDDDDDEGGGGPAGTSNLADSDDPYDQAVAIVLRDGKASTSYVQRRLGIGYNRAASLIERMEQEGIIGPANHAGKREILVPTEGDIIER from the coding sequence ATGAATAGAGGCAATTCGGCAGCGATGGGCGATGAGCCCGGCCGCTTCGCGCTCAGCGCTTTCATCGTGCGGCAGGTGCTGGCACTCCTTGGTTTCGCTATTTTCCTGGCGCTGGTGCTGGCGGTAGCCGCACTTGCCACCTGGAATGTCGCCGATCCCAGCCTTTCCTATGCAACGGCCAACGAGCCGACCAACATTCTCGGCCATGGCGGCGCGATCTTCGCCGACGTCATGATGCAGTTCTTCGGCCTTGCCAGCCTCCTTGCCCTGCTTCCCGTGCTCGCCTGGTCGCTGGCGCTCATCACCGGGCGCCCGCTTCATCGCATTCCCGCCCGCATCGCCGCCTGGCTCGTCGGCTCGATCGTCTCGTCCGCCGTCATCGGCTGCTTTCCGCCCCCGGCCACCTGGCCGATCCCGAACGGCATCGGCGGCGTCTTCGGCGACATGATCCTGCGCTTCCCGAGCCTGTTCATCGGCGCCTATCCCACCGGCACCGTTTCCATGATTCTCGGCGCCGTCCTGGCCTTTCCCGCCGCCTGGCTGCTGCTTTTCGCCGCCGGCCTCATCGGACGTGAACCGGTGGCTGACGAAGATGAAGACGAGGCCCCCGTCGAGCGCCGCAAGCCGGTCGCCCGCACGGTCGCGGAAGAAGACGAGGACGACGGGGAAGGACCGATCGCGCTTGCGCTCGGCGCCTTCACTCATCACTGGTACACGACGCGCGCCCGCATGCGCCGCCTGCTCGGCATGAAGCCGGTGGATCGCAGCCACCGCTTCGAACAGCCTTACGATTTCAACGATGACGAATTCGGCACGCTGAACGAACCCGTCCGCCCCAAGGCTCCGGGCGCCTACGAGCGCCTCGAGCCCTCGCTCGATGGCGGCCCGCGCGTGCTGTCGCCCAAGCGCAATATCGTCTCTCCGCCGCCGATCAGCGCGGACGACGACTATGATGACGATCCGCCGTTCGATCTCGACGACATGCCGCGTCCCGCCGGTATCCTGCCCGATAACAGCGGCTGGTCGCCCTCTCCCGCCGCAGCCCGCGGCGCGGATCGCGGTTCGCCGCGCGTGGCCGCCCCCGCGCCGCGTCCGAAGCCGGGCGCGCGCATCGAACGGGATGCGCAGGCTTCGCTGCTGAGGCCCGAAGGCTTCCAGCTGCCTTCGGTCCATCTTCTCGCCGAACCGAAGACGATTGCCCGCGACGCGACGCTCTCGGCCGACGCTCTCGAACAGAACGCCCGCATGCTGGAAGGCGTGCTGGAGGACTTCGGCGTCAAGGGCGAGATCATCCATGTCCGGCCCGGCCCGGTCGTCACCCTCTACGAACTGGAGCCCGCGCCCGGCATCAAGTCGTCGCGCGTCATCGGCCTTGCCGACGATATCGCCCGCTCGATGAGCGCGATTGCCGCCCGTGTCGCCGTCGTTCCCGGCCGCAACGCGATCGGCATCGAGCTGCCCAACCAGACGCGTGAAACCGTCTACCTGCGTGAGCTGATCGGTTCGCGCGATTTCGACACCAACAAGGCCAAGCTCGCCATGGCGCTCGGCAAGACCATCGGCGGCGAGCCGGTCATTGCCGATCTTGCCAAGATGCCTCACCTGCTGGTCGCCGGTACCACCGGTTCGGGTAAATCCGTCGCCATCAACACCATGATCCTGTCGCTGGTCTACCGGCTTCCGCCGGAAAAGTGCCGCCTGATCATGATCGACCCGAAGATGCTGGAACTCTCCGTCTATGACGGCATCCCGCATCTGCTCTCGCCTGTCGTCACCGATCCGAAGAAGGCCGTCGTCGCGCTGAAATGGACCGTGCGCGAGATGGAAGAGCGCTACAAGAAGATGTCGAAGATCGGCGTGCGCAACATCGACGGCTTCAACAGCCGCGTCGAGCAGGCGCTGGAGAAGGGCGAGGTACTGACCCGCACCGTCCAGACCGGCTTCGACCGCCAGACCGGCGAGGCGATCTACGAAACCGAAGAGTTCGACCTGAAGCCGATCCCCTATATCGTCGTCATCATCGACGAAATGGCCGACCTGATGATGGTCGCCGGCAAGGACATCGAAGGCGCCGTCCAGCGCCTCGCCCAGATGGCGCGTGCTGCCGGCATTCACGTCATCATGGCGACCCAGCGCCCGTCGGTCGATGTCATCACCGGTACGATCAAGGCCAACTTCCCGACGCGTATCTCCTTCCAGGTGACCTCGAAGATCGACAGCCGTACCATCCTTGGCGAACAGGGCGCGGAACAGCTGCTGGGCATGGGCGACATGCTCTACATGGCCGGCGGCGGCCGCATCCAGCGCGTTCACGGCCCCTTCGTCTCCGACAACGAAGTCGAGGAGATCGTGGCCTACCTGAAGACTCAAGGCGCGCCCCAGTATCTCGAAGCGATCACCATCGACGATGACGACGATGAAGGCGGCGGCGGCCCGGCCGGCACCTCCAATCTCGCCGATTCGGACGATCCCTACGATCAGGCTGTCGCCATCGTGCTTCGTGACGGCAAGGCTTCCACCTCCTATGTCCAGCGCCGCCTCGGCATCGGCTACAACCGCGCTGCCTCCCTGATCGAGCGCATGGAGCAGGAAGGCATCATCGGCCCCGCAAACCATGCCGGAAAGCGCGAAATTCTCGTGCCGACCGAAGGCGACATCATCGAACGTTGA